One Burkholderiales bacterium genomic window carries:
- a CDS encoding LysR family transcriptional regulator, whose amino-acid sequence MTTKIPAASPAVIRPRIYLGPKLSLGPGKIDLLRAVSETGSISSAARTLGMSYKRAWVLLDAMNQGFGRPVLEALAGGRGGGGARLTPLGQAIIRHYLRMETKCQATIQPDIVSLKRLLARGSP is encoded by the coding sequence ATGACCACTAAGATTCCTGCAGCGAGCCCGGCCGTGATTCGCCCGCGCATCTACCTGGGTCCAAAGTTGTCGCTGGGGCCGGGCAAGATCGACCTGTTGCGCGCGGTGTCCGAGACCGGGTCGATTTCCTCCGCGGCGCGGACGCTCGGCATGAGCTACAAGCGCGCCTGGGTTCTGCTCGATGCCATGAACCAGGGCTTCGGCCGGCCCGTCCTTGAGGCGTTAGCGGGCGGACGCGGCGGCGGGGGCGCGCGCCTTACCCCGTTGGGCCAGGCCATCATCCGTCACTATTTGCGCATGGAAACGAAGTGCCAAGCGACGATTCAGCCCGATATTGTCTCGCTCAAACGCCTGCTTGCGCGCGGCTCGCCTTGA
- the modB gene encoding molybdate ABC transporter permease subunit, with amino-acid sequence MDWSAFALSLKLAAWTAAILVPIGIVLGRVLAWRYFKGKSLIEALLALPLVLPPTVLGFYLLNAMGGNSAIGRLYQSLLGDSLVFTFSGLVVASVVFNLPFAIQPMQRGFEAIPDDIRDAAACCGLSRWRIFTRIELPLAWPGILSAVILTFAHTLGEFGVVLMVGGSIPDETKTIAIAIYDRVQAFDPANAGLMSAVLLGFSFVSIAFVYLLSNRGRRRHA; translated from the coding sequence ATGGATTGGTCGGCGTTCGCGCTTTCGCTCAAGCTTGCAGCGTGGACGGCGGCTATCCTGGTGCCGATCGGCATCGTGCTCGGCCGGGTTTTGGCGTGGCGGTATTTCAAGGGTAAAAGTCTGATCGAGGCGCTGCTTGCGCTGCCGCTGGTGTTGCCACCGACCGTGCTCGGTTTCTATTTGCTGAATGCGATGGGCGGGAACTCGGCGATCGGCCGGCTTTATCAATCGCTGCTGGGCGATTCTCTGGTCTTCACGTTTTCCGGCCTGGTGGTGGCCTCGGTTGTATTCAATTTGCCGTTCGCGATCCAGCCTATGCAGCGCGGCTTCGAAGCCATTCCCGATGACATACGCGATGCCGCTGCCTGCTGCGGCCTGTCGCGCTGGCGCATCTTCACGCGTATCGAGCTGCCGCTTGCCTGGCCGGGCATCCTCTCGGCCGTGATACTGACATTCGCGCACACGCTCGGAGAATTCGGCGTCGTGCTGATGGTCGGCGGCAGCATCCCCGACGAGACCAAGACGATCGCGATCGCGATCTACGACCGCGTGCAAGCGTTCGATCCCGCCAATGCGGGGCTGATGTCAGCCGTGTTGCTGGGGTTCTCGTTTGTGTCGATCGCGTTTGTCTATCTGCTCAGCAATCGCGGTCGGCGTCGCCATGCCTGA
- the modA gene encoding molybdate ABC transporter substrate-binding protein: MQIRSFLFALIFFCAQSGAADVPVVAAASDLQFALQEVAEAFTKQSGRQVKLVFGSSGNFRRQIAEGAPFELFLSADESYVLALAKEGKTLDDGALYTIGRIVLIAPNGSSLKPDAQLKDLAAALADGRIRKFAVANPEHAPYGRAAQQALTKAGLWDKIKPALVLGENVSQAAQFATSGSAQGGIIAYAQVLSPTIAKLGTYALIPAEWHEPLRQRMVLTKNAGDAAKLFYQYLQSPPARAIFKRYGFALPSE; this comes from the coding sequence ATGCAAATTCGTTCGTTTCTATTCGCACTCATCTTTTTTTGCGCCCAATCGGGAGCAGCCGATGTCCCCGTCGTTGCGGCTGCTTCCGACTTGCAATTTGCGTTGCAGGAGGTCGCGGAGGCGTTTACCAAACAAAGCGGGCGGCAGGTAAAGCTCGTTTTCGGCTCCTCCGGCAACTTCCGCCGGCAGATAGCCGAAGGTGCGCCATTTGAGTTGTTCCTGTCCGCCGACGAAAGTTATGTGCTGGCGCTGGCGAAGGAGGGCAAAACTCTCGACGACGGCGCTCTTTACACGATAGGAAGAATCGTGCTAATCGCGCCAAATGGTTCGTCACTGAAGCCCGATGCCCAACTCAAGGATCTCGCCGCCGCCCTTGCCGATGGGCGCATCAGGAAGTTCGCTGTCGCCAATCCGGAACACGCGCCCTACGGACGAGCGGCGCAACAGGCGCTGACCAAGGCCGGTCTGTGGGACAAGATCAAGCCGGCCCTGGTCCTGGGAGAGAATGTTTCGCAGGCCGCGCAATTCGCCACATCCGGCTCGGCGCAAGGCGGCATCATCGCCTATGCGCAGGTCCTATCGCCGACCATCGCCAAGCTCGGTACGTACGCGCTCATTCCAGCCGAGTGGCATGAACCGCTGCGGCAACGCATGGTACTGACCAAAAACGCGGGTGACGCCGCGAAGCTGTTCTATCAATACCTGCAGTCGCCGCCAGCTCGTGCTATTTTCAAGCGCTATGGTTTCGCGTTACCCAGCGAATAA
- a CDS encoding ABC transporter ATP-binding protein yields MPDSACVGLQVALRQPAPIPLNAAFSCGRGELLVLVGPSGSGKTTLLRSIAGLYRPRAGAITCDGATWFDTRQKIDLAPQRRSIGFVFQSYGLFPHLSALENVKTTLGHVASERRDARARELLALVHLEGLEARRPAELSGGQQQRTALARALARDPAVLLLDEPFSAVDQVTRRKLQRELAQLRRQLDMPIILVTHDLNEARMLADRICILHQGDTLQMGPPEEVMARPLTPMVARLVDLPNVFEGKIVEHRPDAPLTLISWLGYTLETRYQPEFLPGASVNWVIPAENVLLHRRDRPSRGERENPVAGIITEYVPLGEHTSVTLHVRGERDHAMSMMVPSHVARRNGLGHGEHVKVSLLAEGIHLMPSAGQDRSALERGGVDGNAYKIYYDKGGSSVARSARKT; encoded by the coding sequence ATGCCTGATTCGGCCTGCGTGGGACTTCAAGTTGCTTTGCGCCAGCCGGCACCGATACCGCTGAACGCTGCATTCAGTTGTGGCCGCGGAGAATTGCTGGTGCTTGTCGGACCGTCCGGTAGCGGCAAGACGACGCTGTTGCGCTCGATCGCAGGCCTTTATCGCCCACGCGCCGGCGCTATTACCTGCGACGGTGCAACCTGGTTCGATACGCGGCAAAAAATCGATCTCGCACCGCAGCGCCGCTCGATCGGCTTCGTATTTCAAAGTTATGGCTTGTTTCCGCATTTGAGCGCGCTGGAAAATGTGAAGACCACGCTCGGGCACGTGGCCAGCGAGCGGCGCGATGCCCGCGCTCGCGAGTTGCTTGCGCTGGTCCACCTTGAAGGTTTGGAAGCGCGACGTCCAGCCGAGCTTTCCGGCGGGCAGCAGCAGAGGACGGCGCTGGCCCGGGCGTTGGCGCGCGATCCGGCAGTGCTGCTTCTGGACGAACCGTTTTCGGCCGTCGACCAGGTTACGCGCAGAAAACTGCAGCGCGAACTTGCGCAGTTGCGGCGGCAGCTGGATATGCCCATCATTCTCGTCACGCACGATCTGAACGAAGCGCGCATGCTGGCCGACCGCATCTGTATCTTGCATCAGGGCGACACGCTTCAGATGGGGCCTCCGGAGGAGGTCATGGCGCGCCCGCTGACCCCGATGGTCGCGCGCCTCGTCGATCTGCCTAACGTGTTCGAGGGGAAGATAGTCGAGCATCGGCCGGATGCGCCGCTGACCCTCATTTCATGGCTTGGATACACGCTGGAAACCCGCTATCAGCCCGAATTCCTGCCGGGAGCTTCAGTGAATTGGGTAATTCCGGCAGAGAACGTGCTGCTGCATCGGCGAGATCGGCCTTCGCGCGGCGAACGCGAGAATCCTGTCGCCGGCATCATTACCGAATACGTGCCGCTGGGTGAGCACACTAGTGTAACCCTCCACGTGCGAGGTGAGCGGGATCATGCCATGAGCATGATGGTGCCGAGCCATGTCGCGCGCCGCAATGGTCTCGGTCATGGTGAACATGTCAAAGTGTCACTGCTCGCAGAAGGAATACATCTAATGCCATCGGCTGGACAAGACCGATCCGCGCTGGAGCGTGGCGGTGTCGACGGCAATGCATATAAAATCTACTACGACAAAGGAGGGAGCAGCGTTGCGCGAAGCGCGCGCAAAACGTAA